GGGGAGCCCCGCACCGTTGTAGAGGTTGGCGCTCGGGTTGCTGGCCCACGCGTATCGGACGGCCACGGGGTGGGGCACCTCGGCCGACCGCACCACCAGCGTTTGTCCGTCGACCGTGCCCGTCGCGGGAACGAACTTCCGATCGTCGCCCGCGATCTCGAGGCTGGTGACGGTGCCGCCTCGAGCGTTCAACCCTTGCGCCGCGGCGAACTGCACTCGGATCGCACTCCCCTCGACCGCAAACCCCGTGTAGGTGGGACCGAAACCCTGAACGGGACGGCGATAGGCGTCGGCGAGGGCGATCAGCGCGAGGCGCCTGCCCACGGCCTGCTTGTTCTTGGGGTGGATGTCCCTCGCTTCGCCGACGTCGATGGCCGTTGCCAGTCCCACGTGGGGGAGCCTCAGCGCTGCGGCCTGCGCTTCACGCACCCAGGCCCAGTTGAAGCCTGTCTCGAAGTTCGCGAGCTGCACGAAGTAGAAGGGCAGCTCGGGGCGGTTCCACGCCTGGCGCCAGGCGGTGATCATCATCGGGAACAGTTCCGAGTACAACTCGGGCTCGCCCGCATTCGACTCGCCCTGGTACCAGATGACGCCGCGGACGGGATACTTCACGAGGGGTGCGATCATGCCTTGGTACAAACCTCCCGGGACGCCTCCACCGCCGGGGCCGCCGCCTGGGGCGCGCGGCTGAGGGCCGCGTTCGGCCTCGGGCTTCCGACGCCAGGTCTCCATCTCGGCGTCCCATTGCGCTTTGCGCTCGGGATAGGTTTTGAGGCCCTCGAGGTAGGCGCCGAGCCGCTGCCCCAGCACGCTGTGGGCCCGCAGCCAAGGCCGAGGTGTCCACGCCTCCGCGGGCGTGCCGCCCCACGACGAGTGGATCAGTCCGATGGGGACTCCCAGCTGCTGCCGCAGCTCCCGACCGAAGAAGTAGGCCGCCGCCGAGAATCGGGGCACGGTTTCGGGCGAACACCTGGCCCACGTCCCGTAGGCGTCGGCCATGGGGAACTCGGTGGACCGGCGGGGGACGGTGAACAGCCGGATGTCCGGGTGGTTCGCCGCTGCGATCTCCGTCTGCGCGTCCTTGGAGGAGGCGACCGCCATCTCCATGTTGGACTGGCCCGAGCCCACCCAGACGTCGCCCGCCAAAACGTCCGTGAACGCAAGGGAGTTTTGCCCGAGAACCTGCAGTTCGAAGGGGCCTCCCGCCGGGAGCGGAAGCAAGGAAACTTCCCACTTGCCATCGGGACCCGTGACGGTCCGCGCGGAGCGGATGCGGTTCGCCGGCTCGCCCTTCGCGATGTGGACGTTCACGATTTCGCCAGGCGCGGCCCAGCCCCACACCCGCAACGGCACGTCGCGCTGCAGGACCATGTGGTCCGAGAAGAGGCTCGGCATGGCGACCGAGGCGACCGTGGGCGCGGTGGAGAGGGCGAGGGAGGCGAGAGCGAGGAGGGGGCGTACCATCGCTGTCCCTATTCGGCGATGCGGCGGCTTTCCCTGCTTGTTACTTGAGGATGCCTTTGGCCATCCAGAGCGGGTGGTACTCGATGCGGAGCCAACCGGCCTCGACCGCGGGGTCTTTGGCGAGCGCTTCGAGGGCGGCCCTTTCATCGGCCGTGTGGAAGAACACGATGCCGCGAAGGTCCCCGTCGTCTAGGAAAGGGCCAGCGGCGGCGACCTTCCCGTCCTTGGCGAGGGCTGTCAAGTGGGACATGTGTCCGGAAGCCAGACGTTGCGCCGCCTCTGTTGCCGGGTCGCCCCGCTTGGGGCCCCGGTACATGAGGACGACGCCGTACTCCTTCATCTCTGCGTCCTCTCCCACCTTGGCGAAGGGGTCGTCGGGCAAGAACCACGGGTGCGCATCCACAACGAGCTTGTCCATCTTGACAAAGGGGTCGTTGGCAAAGTGTTGCTTGGCGTCGCCTTGGTCCCCCTTGAGGACCACGATGCCGCGAAGGGCGGTGTTGTCCCCGAAGGGACCCGCAGCAGGAGAGATCCCCTCCTTCCAAAGCCGGGTGAGGTTGCCGAGGTGGCCCGTCATGGCCTCCTCGCGCTGCTCCTTCGTCAGCACCTCCTTGTTCGTTCCGCTCTTGAAGAACACGAACGTGTAGTTCGGCTTGGGCGGGGTCTGGAGTCCCAAGACCACGACGGCGAAGAGTGAAGCGAGCATGGGCTCATTATGGGACACCCTCGTGGGTCTTTGGCACGGAGGGCGTGACGCTTGGGCTCCCGGTTCGCGTCGGATGGCTATGAGGCTTCTTCAGATTCTCGCCATCGGTCTGGCGGTCGCTGCGTCGGGCCAAACGCCCACCCCTCCCGCGGCGACGACCTACAAGGGCCACGACGCCCTCGATCACTGGGTGGGCGAGTGGGACGTCTTCATGGGCGGGCAGAAGGTCGGCTCGAGCGTGATCGAGAAGACGCTGAAGGGGTTTGGCGTTACCGAGCACTGGACGAGCGCACGGGGTGGCCAGGGGCGAAGCTTCTTTGTGTTCGACGCGGCGGACGGCACGTGGCGCCAGCTCTGGATCAGCGACACGGGGTGGATCGTCCAGAAGACGGGCAAGCCAATCCAGGGCGGAATCTCTCTCGAAGGCGAATCGAAGTACCCCAGTGGCAAGAAGACCAAGTCGCGCGAGAAGTTGACGAAGAACGCCGACGGGTCGGTGCGACAGTTGATCGAGGACTACGACGAGGCCACGAAGAAGTGGACCGTGGCGTTCGACGGGAAGTACGTGCGCAAGGGCGATCGTTGATCCCTCGACATCGCCCGGGATGACCCCTCTCCTCGCCTTGCGTTACTCGAAGGTGATGCCTTGGGCCAACGCGGGTTTCTCCGTTCCGAAGTAGGTGGTGCTGGTCTGGCGGCGCATGTACGCCTTCCACGCGTCGGAGCCGGACTCGCGTCCGCCGCCCGTCTCCTTCTCGCCTCCGAAGGCCCCGCCGATCTCCGCGCCGCTCGTCCCGATGTTCACGTTGGCGATGCCGCAGTCGGATCGACGTTTGAAATACTCCGCCTCGCGCAGGTCCGTGGTCATGATCGCCGAGGAGAGGCCTTGGGGAACCGCGTTGTGGATCTCGAGCGCCTCTTCCAGCGTGTCGTACGGAATCAGGTAGGTGAGGGGGGCGAACGTTTCCCGCTCGACCACCGCCGTCTGGTTCGGCATCAGCGCGAGCGCGGGACGGACGTAGTACGCGTCGGGCCAGCGCTCCGCGTGCATCCGCTCGCCTCCGATCAGTTCGCGCGCGTCGCGGCGCGCTTCCGCGAGGGTCTCCTCAAGGCACGTGTAAGCATCCTTGTCGATCAGCGGACCGACCAGGGTGCGCGGGTCGAGTGGATCGCCGATGCGGGGGACGACTCCCGAAAGGGCGCCCTTGAGCCTCTGGTACAGGGTGTCTGCGATCGACCGGTGGACGATCACGCGGCGCGTGGACGTGCACCGCTGACCCGCAGTGCCGATGGCGCCGAACAGGATCGACGGCATCGCAAGGTCCAGATCGGCGCGCTGGGAGACGATCACCGCGTTGTTGCCGCCCAGTTCGAGCAGAGCCCGTCCGAACCGCTCGGCGACTTTGGGGCCCACGGCGCGGCCCATCCGGGTGGACCCGGTCGCGCTGATGAGAGGGAGGCGACGGTCTGAGACCAAGAGGTTGCCCACCGTCGCATCTCCCAGCACCACCGAGCTCAATCCATCGGGTGCGGCTCCGAAGCGTTTGCACGCCCGTTCGAACAGCGCCTGGCACGCGAGGGCCGTAAGCGGCGTCTTTTCCGACGGCTTCCACACGACCGGATCGCCGCAGACGAAGGCGAGTGTCGCGTTCCACGCCCACACGGCCACGGGGAAGTTGAACGCGCTGATCACCCCGATCGGTCCCAGCGGCAACCAGTTCTCCTGCATCGAGTGGTTGGGCCGTTCCGAGGCGATCGTCAATCCATACAACTGCCTCGAGAGCCCCACAGCGAAGTCGCAGATGTCGATCATCTCCTGGACTTCGCCGCGGCCCTCTTCGAGGATCTTCCCGCACTCGAGGGTGACGAGCCGGGCCAGGTCCTCCTTGTGGCTGCGCAGCTCTTCGCCGAAGAGCCGCACCAACTCGCCGCGGCGAGGCGCCGGCACATCCCGCCACGCGTGGAACGCCTGGGACGCACGGGCGATCGCATGGTCCACCTCGGCCGCCGAGTTGTTTCTCAGCGAAGCCAAGGCCGAGCCGTCGATCGGCGAGGTGACCACGAGGTCTTCGCCGGAACGGCTGGACAAGTCGACATGCAGGCGAGAGAGGAGTTCGGGTGCGTTTTCCACGGCGGCTCCATTGTATCTGTTGGCGAAGCGGTCGTCCGTCGATTCCTGTTGCCCTGAGCGAGCGGTCTGGGAGGGGCGCAGGGATTCCCCCGAGTAGGCCCCACGGCCATTCGGTTCCAGAACTGCTGCGGCGCGTCAAACCTATGAACGATTGGAAGATGGG
This is a stretch of genomic DNA from Fimbriimonadaceae bacterium. It encodes these proteins:
- a CDS encoding sialate O-acetylesterase, which encodes MVRPLLALASLALSTAPTVASVAMPSLFSDHMVLQRDVPLRVWGWAAPGEIVNVHIAKGEPANRIRSARTVTGPDGKWEVSLLPLPAGGPFELQVLGQNSLAFTDVLAGDVWVGSGQSNMEMAVASSKDAQTEIAAANHPDIRLFTVPRRSTEFPMADAYGTWARCSPETVPRFSAAAYFFGRELRQQLGVPIGLIHSSWGGTPAEAWTPRPWLRAHSVLGQRLGAYLEGLKTYPERKAQWDAEMETWRRKPEAERGPQPRAPGGGPGGGGVPGGLYQGMIAPLVKYPVRGVIWYQGESNAGEPELYSELFPMMITAWRQAWNRPELPFYFVQLANFETGFNWAWVREAQAAALRLPHVGLATAIDVGEARDIHPKNKQAVGRRLALIALADAYRRPVQGFGPTYTGFAVEGSAIRVQFAAAQGLNARGGTVTSLEIAGDDRKFVPATGTVDGQTLVVRSAEVPHPVAVRYAWASNPSANLYNGAGLPAPPFRTDAWPRQ
- a CDS encoding YciI family protein, producing the protein MLASLFAVVVLGLQTPPKPNYTFVFFKSGTNKEVLTKEQREEAMTGHLGNLTRLWKEGISPAAGPFGDNTALRGIVVLKGDQGDAKQHFANDPFVKMDKLVVDAHPWFLPDDPFAKVGEDAEMKEYGVVLMYRGPKRGDPATEAAQRLASGHMSHLTALAKDGKVAAAGPFLDDGDLRGIVFFHTADERAALEALAKDPAVEAGWLRIEYHPLWMAKGILK
- a CDS encoding aldehyde dehydrogenase family protein, whose protein sequence is MENAPELLSRLHVDLSSRSGEDLVVTSPIDGSALASLRNNSAAEVDHAIARASQAFHAWRDVPAPRRGELVRLFGEELRSHKEDLARLVTLECGKILEEGRGEVQEMIDICDFAVGLSRQLYGLTIASERPNHSMQENWLPLGPIGVISAFNFPVAVWAWNATLAFVCGDPVVWKPSEKTPLTALACQALFERACKRFGAAPDGLSSVVLGDATVGNLLVSDRRLPLISATGSTRMGRAVGPKVAERFGRALLELGGNNAVIVSQRADLDLAMPSILFGAIGTAGQRCTSTRRVIVHRSIADTLYQRLKGALSGVVPRIGDPLDPRTLVGPLIDKDAYTCLEETLAEARRDARELIGGERMHAERWPDAYYVRPALALMPNQTAVVERETFAPLTYLIPYDTLEEALEIHNAVPQGLSSAIMTTDLREAEYFKRRSDCGIANVNIGTSGAEIGGAFGGEKETGGGRESGSDAWKAYMRRQTSTTYFGTEKPALAQGITFE